Genomic DNA from Methanobrevibacter arboriphilus JCM 13429 = DSM 1125:
AGCTGAAATATGTAAAGATACAGATAGCTGGTTTGATTTAATATTAACTGATGATTTAGGGATTGAAATAGAAAAAAAGATGTCGAATAATGTTGAAGTTATTAAAAATCCTATTGAAGCTCAAAAAAAAGTTATATCTAATAATAAGAATATTCTTTTTATTTATCGTTCTAATTATTCTCAAATAAACAAAAGATAATTTTTTAATTTTTTTGTTATAATACTCTTATTATAATACTTTTATTTAATACTCTTATTATAATGCCCTCATTATGATACTTTTATTTTTTATTTATTTTTATATAATTGTATTTCATAATATCTCATCTATTCCTTAGTTACTTATTATTTATTATTTAAAAATTATGAAAAATATATTAAATTCTAAATACATATAATAGAGTAATAAATTAAAATTAGCCATTTTATAATAATGATAGATAAGCTGATAATTTTTCCTTAAATTAAAAAATAATTCTTAAATAGGTTCTTAAATGAGGTATTTTTATGGATGAGAAAGACAACCATAATAGAAACACTATGTCCAAAGAGAATATGGATCATGAAAATATGCATCATAAGAATATGGATGAAAACCATGAACATATGAATCATGAGCATATGAACCATGGTGATATGGATAATATGGATCATGAGCATATGGATCATGGTGATAGTGGTGATATGGATCATGAGCATATGGATCATGGTGATAGTGGTGATATGGGTCATGAACATATGGATCATGCTGGAATGGGTATGATGGATATGGAAGACCTTAAGAAAAAGTTTTGGGTTTCTTTAATTTTAACAATTCCAACCATATTATTATCTCCAATGATGGGAATGGAAATGCCTTTTCAAATTAGCTTTCCAGGTTCATATTGGCTTGTTTTGGTTGTAGGGTCTATAATATATTTTTATGGAGGTCAACCTTTTTTCACTGGTTCAAAGGAAGAACTAAGAAATAAAAAACCTGCAATGATGACTTTAATATTTATGGGAATTACAGTAGCTTATTTTTATAGTCTTTATTCTGTTTTCGCAAATAATATATTTCATGTGCATCCTATGGTTCATGATTTTTTCTGGGAATTAGCTACTTTAATAGATATAATGTTACTTGGACATATAATAGAGATGAATTCAATAATGAGTGCAGGTTCTGCACTTAATAAATTAGCTAAATTGCTTCCTAAAAAGGCTCATAAACTTGAAAATGGGAAAATTATCGATGTTGATGTCGATAAATTAAAAGAAAATGATGTAGTTGAAGCGAGGGCTGGAGAGAAGATTCCTGCAGATGGAATTGTTATTAGGGGTAATACAAGTATTAATGAGTCTATGGTAACTGGTGAGTCTAAACAAATAACGAAAGATGTTAATAGTAAAGTTATTGGAGGTTCGGTTAATGGAGAAGGAAATGTACAAATTAAAATAACCGGTACTGGGGAAACAAGTTATCTAGCTCAAGTACAAAAATTGGTTTCTGAAGCTCAAAAAGAACAATCAAAAAGAGAAACAATGGCAGATATTATTGCAAGAACATTATTTTATGTAGCTATTATCTTAGGGATAATTTCTTTTACTTCTTGGTATTTTGTAGAAAACATTAGTGTTGCATTTTCTGTAGCTGTCACTGTTCTTGTTATCGCTTGTCCACATGCATTAGGATTAGCTATACCTCTTGTAGTAGCTAGGAGTACTTCTATTGGAGCTAACAATGGACTTTTATTTAGAAATAGGACTTCGTTTGAACAAGTTAAAAAGTTAAAATATGCTTTGATGGATAAAACAGGTACATTGACTGAAGGGAACTTTAAAGTAACTAATTATGGAAGTTTAAAAGATGATATTGCTGATGAAACTATTTTGGAAATAGCTGCTGGATTAGAAGATGGATCTAATCATCCATTAGCTATAGGCATATTATCTAAAGCAAAAGAAAAAGAATTAAATTATGAAAGAGCACATAATACTTATCAAAAAACTGGAATTGGCTTAACTGGTGAGATTAGTGGTGAAGAATTTAAAATAGTATCTGTAACCTATTTAGATAAAAAAAGTATATCTTATGATAAATCAAAATTTAAAAAGCTTGCAGAAAGTGGTAATTCTATTAGCTATCTTTTAAATAAGAATAATGATCTTTTGGGTTTTATTTCTCAAGGTGATGAAATTAAATCAGAATCTAAAATAATGATTGATTCTCTTAAAAAACGTAATATTATACCTGTTATGCTTACAGGGGATAATGAAGAAACTGCAAATTTAGTTGCTAAAAAATTAGAAATTCAAAATGTTTTTGGGAAGCTTCTTCCAGAAGATAAAGAAAAGATAGTTAAAAAGTAT
This window encodes:
- a CDS encoding heavy metal translocating P-type ATPase; protein product: MDEKDNHNRNTMSKENMDHENMHHKNMDENHEHMNHEHMNHGDMDNMDHEHMDHGDSGDMDHEHMDHGDSGDMGHEHMDHAGMGMMDMEDLKKKFWVSLILTIPTILLSPMMGMEMPFQISFPGSYWLVLVVGSIIYFYGGQPFFTGSKEELRNKKPAMMTLIFMGITVAYFYSLYSVFANNIFHVHPMVHDFFWELATLIDIMLLGHIIEMNSIMSAGSALNKLAKLLPKKAHKLENGKIIDVDVDKLKENDVVEARAGEKIPADGIVIRGNTSINESMVTGESKQITKDVNSKVIGGSVNGEGNVQIKITGTGETSYLAQVQKLVSEAQKEQSKRETMADIIARTLFYVAIILGIISFTSWYFVENISVAFSVAVTVLVIACPHALGLAIPLVVARSTSIGANNGLLFRNRTSFEQVKKLKYALMDKTGTLTEGNFKVTNYGSLKDDIADETILEIAAGLEDGSNHPLAIGILSKAKEKELNYERAHNTYQKTGIGLTGEISGEEFKIVSVTYLDKKSISYDKSKFKKLAESGNSISYLLNKNNDLLGFISQGDEIKSESKIMIDSLKKRNIIPVMLTGDNEETANLVAKKLEIQNVFGKLLPEDKEKIVKKYQKSGFTVMMIGDGVNDAPSLVAADIGVAIGSGTDVAIDSADVILVKSNPLDIIKFLDLGGKTTRKMNENLVWGAGYNVIALPLAAGILAPFGFMLNPLIGAVLMSLSTILVAINAMLLKDI